One genomic window of Pseudomonas aeruginosa includes the following:
- a CDS encoding nuclear transport factor 2 family protein, which produces MRSAYRIVSDHYAASSRGDLAGMLADMDERTEWTEMAGFPLAGTYVGAAAIGAGVFQALQRDWEGFRVEIERLIDGGDSVVAVGRYAATHRRSGKSFEARVAHVWTVEDGRIRRFEQFCDTLLVERATR; this is translated from the coding sequence ATGCGCAGCGCTTATCGGATCGTCAGCGATCACTATGCGGCCTCTAGCCGTGGGGACCTCGCCGGAATGCTGGCGGACATGGACGAACGCACCGAATGGACGGAAATGGCCGGTTTCCCGCTGGCCGGCACCTATGTCGGCGCGGCCGCCATCGGCGCCGGTGTGTTCCAGGCCTTGCAGCGGGACTGGGAGGGCTTCAGGGTCGAGATCGAGCGCCTGATCGACGGCGGCGACAGCGTGGTCGCCGTCGGTCGATATGCAGCGACCCACCGTCGCAGCGGCAAGTCGTTCGAAGCGCGCGTGGCACACGTATGGACGGTGGAGGACGGCAGGATCCGCCGTTTCGAGCAGTTCTGCGACACCTTGCTGGTGGAGCGGGCGACGCGCTGA
- the dnaQ gene encoding DNA polymerase III subunit epsilon yields the protein MRSVVLDTETTGMPVTDGHRIIEIGCVELEGRRLTGRHFHVYLQPDREVDEGAIAVHGITNEYLKDKPRFREVANDFFEFIRGAQLIIHNAAFDIGFINNEFALLGQQDRSDVTEYCSVLDTLLMARERHPGQRNNLDALCKRYGVDNSGRDLHGALLDAEILADVYLAMTGGQTSLSLAGSGAEGDGSGRPMVSPIRRLDPARVATPVLRANAEELAAHAARLAVIEKSAGGPSLWAQLEAPVGE from the coding sequence ATGCGTAGCGTCGTACTGGATACCGAAACCACCGGCATGCCGGTGACCGATGGTCACCGGATCATCGAGATCGGCTGTGTCGAGCTGGAGGGGCGCCGCCTGACCGGTCGCCACTTCCACGTCTACCTGCAACCCGATCGCGAGGTCGACGAAGGGGCGATCGCCGTCCACGGCATCACCAACGAATACCTGAAGGACAAGCCGCGCTTCCGCGAGGTCGCCAACGATTTCTTCGAATTCATCCGCGGCGCCCAGCTGATCATCCACAACGCGGCGTTCGATATCGGCTTCATCAACAACGAGTTCGCCCTGCTGGGCCAGCAGGACCGCTCGGACGTGACCGAGTACTGCTCGGTGCTGGATACCCTGCTGATGGCCCGCGAGCGCCATCCGGGCCAGCGCAACAACCTCGATGCGTTGTGCAAGCGCTACGGCGTGGACAACTCCGGCCGCGACCTGCACGGCGCGTTGCTCGACGCCGAGATCCTCGCCGACGTCTACCTGGCGATGACCGGCGGCCAGACCAGCCTGTCGCTGGCCGGCAGCGGCGCGGAAGGCGACGGCAGCGGCCGGCCGATGGTCAGCCCGATCCGTCGGCTCGATCCGGCGCGGGTCGCCACCCCGGTGCTGCGCGCCAACGCCGAAGAGCTGGCTGCGCATGCGGCGCGGCTGGCGGTGATCGAGAAGTCGGCAGGTGGTCCGTCGCTCTGGGCGCAACTGGAAGCGCCGGTCGGCGAATAG
- the rnhA gene encoding ribonuclease HI, giving the protein MTDKEQVVIYTDGACKGNPGRGGWGALLLYKGAERELWGGEPDTTNNRMELMAAIQALAALKRSCPIRLITDSEYVMRGITEWLPNWKKRGWKTASKQPVKNADLWQALDEQVARHQVEWQWVRGHTGDPGNERADQLANRGVAELPR; this is encoded by the coding sequence ATGACAGATAAAGAACAGGTAGTGATCTATACCGACGGCGCCTGCAAGGGCAACCCTGGGCGCGGCGGCTGGGGGGCGTTGCTCCTCTACAAGGGCGCCGAGCGAGAGCTTTGGGGCGGCGAGCCGGACACCACCAACAACCGCATGGAGCTGATGGCGGCGATCCAGGCGCTGGCGGCACTCAAGCGTTCCTGTCCGATCCGTCTGATCACCGACTCGGAATACGTGATGCGCGGCATCACCGAATGGTTGCCGAACTGGAAGAAGCGCGGCTGGAAGACCGCCAGCAAGCAGCCGGTCAAGAATGCCGACCTCTGGCAGGCCCTGGATGAACAGGTCGCCCGGCACCAGGTGGAGTGGCAGTGGGTCCGCGGGCATACCGGCGACCCCGGCAACGAGCGGGCCGACCAGTTGGCCAACCGTGGCGTCGCCGAATTGCCGCGCTGA
- the gloB gene encoding hydroxyacylglutathione hydrolase — MIQIDALSAFNDNYIWLLQDATSRRCAVVDPGDAKPVEAWLAAHPDWRLSDILVTHHHHDHVGGVAALKELTGARVLGPANEKIPARDLALEDGERVEVLGLVFEIFHVPGHTLGHIAYYHPAETPLLFCGDTLFAAGCGRLFEGTPAQMHHSLARLAALPANTRVYCTHEYTLSNLRFALAVEPDNAALRERFEEATRLRERDRITLPSEISLELSTNPFLRVSENSVKKKADQRSGQQNRTPEEVFAVLRAWKDQF; from the coding sequence ATGATACAGATCGACGCCCTGTCCGCCTTCAACGACAACTACATCTGGCTGTTGCAAGATGCGACAAGCCGTCGCTGCGCGGTGGTCGACCCCGGCGACGCCAAGCCGGTGGAAGCCTGGCTGGCCGCCCATCCCGACTGGCGGTTGAGCGATATCCTGGTGACCCACCACCATCACGACCACGTCGGCGGCGTCGCGGCCCTGAAGGAACTGACCGGCGCGCGGGTTCTCGGCCCGGCCAACGAGAAGATCCCGGCCCGCGACCTGGCGCTGGAAGACGGCGAACGGGTCGAGGTGCTCGGCCTGGTCTTCGAGATCTTCCACGTGCCCGGCCATACCCTCGGCCATATCGCCTACTACCACCCGGCGGAGACGCCGCTGCTGTTCTGCGGCGACACCCTGTTCGCCGCCGGCTGCGGCCGTCTCTTCGAAGGCACCCCGGCGCAGATGCATCATTCCCTGGCGCGACTGGCCGCGCTGCCGGCCAACACCCGGGTCTACTGCACCCACGAGTACACGCTGAGCAACCTGCGCTTCGCGCTGGCGGTGGAGCCCGACAACGCGGCGCTGCGGGAACGCTTCGAGGAAGCGACCCGGCTGCGCGAACGGGACCGCATCACCCTGCCGTCGGAAATCTCGCTGGAATTGTCGACCAATCCATTTCTTCGCGTTTCGGAAAATTCTGTTAAGAAAAAAGCCGACCAGCGGAGCGGCCAGCAAAACCGCACCCCGGAGGAGGTTTTCGCCGTCCTGAGGGCCTGGAAGGACCAGTTCTGA
- a CDS encoding methyltransferase domain-containing protein, whose protein sequence is MNEPQAFAQTDAEWLASINRARDWFQGPLGSLMLAEERRLLCDELTRYFGGYLVHYGPHAELPPSTGQIQRGVRLGPPLPGVDIACEEGAWPLSEHAADVVLLQHGLDFCLSPHRLLREAARTVRPGGHLLLIGINPWSLWGIRHYFAGDALRQARCIPPSRACDWLNLLGFALEKRRFGCYRPPLASAAWQSRLARLERWGDAWQSSGAGFYLLVARKLVVGLRPLRQSKREPRGQLVPMPVAKVSRRDSEI, encoded by the coding sequence ATGAACGAACCGCAAGCCTTCGCCCAGACCGATGCCGAGTGGCTGGCATCGATCAACCGGGCGCGCGACTGGTTCCAGGGCCCGCTGGGCAGCCTGATGCTGGCCGAGGAGCGACGCCTGTTGTGCGACGAGCTGACCCGTTACTTCGGTGGCTACCTGGTGCACTACGGACCGCATGCCGAACTGCCGCCGAGCACCGGGCAGATTCAGCGCGGTGTGCGCCTGGGGCCGCCGCTGCCGGGCGTGGACATCGCCTGCGAAGAGGGCGCCTGGCCGCTCAGCGAACATGCCGCGGACGTGGTCCTGCTGCAACACGGCCTGGATTTCTGCCTGTCGCCTCACCGTCTCCTGCGCGAAGCCGCGCGTACCGTTCGTCCGGGCGGCCACCTGCTGCTGATCGGCATCAACCCATGGAGCCTGTGGGGCATCCGTCATTATTTCGCCGGGGATGCCTTGCGCCAGGCCCGCTGCATTCCTCCGTCGCGGGCCTGCGACTGGCTCAACCTGCTGGGCTTCGCGCTGGAGAAACGGCGCTTCGGGTGCTATCGTCCGCCGCTTGCGTCGGCAGCCTGGCAATCGCGCCTGGCTCGCCTGGAGCGCTGGGGCGACGCCTGGCAGTCTTCGGGCGCCGGCTTCTATCTATTGGTGGCACGCAAGCTGGTCGTGGGGTTGCGCCCGTTGCGCCAGAGCAAGCGCGAACCGCGCGGTCAGCTGGTGCCCATGCCGGTGGCGAAAGTCAGCCGGCGAGATTCCGAAATTTAG
- a CDS encoding lytic transglycosylase domain-containing protein: protein MPPQTRKTPDLDALARAVRVSILLIAGALAGCQGSGQIKGEAQAKAARPGARAVDVQFNPSWLHTQPGQNAAYNDIWDRMRDGFQLQDAISTNPRIERQRLWFLSNQSFLEQSSARGSLYMHYVVERLEERNMPLELALLPVIESAYNPFALSRSNAAGLWQFIPATGQHFNLRQTNFYDGRRDITASTNAALTYLERLHDMFNGDWMLALAAYNAGEGTVSRAIERNEKLGLPTDYWNLPLPQETQDYVPKLLALSQIVMAPDSYGISLNPINNEPYFQAVRVKRGIDLSSVAALANLDEDELYQLNPAYKRRVTMDGPQQLLVPMEKAAFLTASLDTLKPKEVTAWQQYRVRSGDSLHSIANRYRITVAELKSANRLSSNHLRKGQQLSIPGQIAGGAVKPVYQQLARQASTPARTRSYKVKNGDSLWQIARNNGVDVNDLKRWNGLDKHALKVGQTLKLQGGTQALAARKGNAAGKRDSATYYKVKQGDSMYLIAKRFNVEMKHLQRWNPRSKQALKPGQTLTLYLDTASR, encoded by the coding sequence ATGCCGCCACAGACACGTAAAACCCCCGATCTAGACGCCCTGGCTCGCGCCGTTCGGGTGTCCATCCTGCTCATCGCCGGTGCGCTCGCCGGCTGCCAGGGCAGCGGCCAGATCAAGGGGGAGGCCCAGGCCAAAGCAGCACGTCCCGGCGCCCGAGCCGTCGACGTCCAGTTCAACCCCTCCTGGCTGCATACCCAGCCCGGCCAGAACGCCGCCTACAACGACATCTGGGACCGCATGCGCGACGGTTTCCAGCTCCAGGATGCGATCAGCACCAACCCGCGCATCGAACGCCAGCGCCTCTGGTTCCTCAGCAACCAGTCGTTCCTCGAACAATCGAGCGCGCGCGGCAGCCTCTACATGCACTACGTGGTCGAGCGCCTGGAAGAACGCAACATGCCGCTCGAACTGGCGCTGCTGCCGGTCATCGAAAGCGCCTATAACCCCTTCGCCCTGTCGCGCAGCAACGCCGCCGGCCTCTGGCAGTTCATTCCCGCCACCGGCCAGCATTTCAACCTGCGCCAGACCAATTTCTACGACGGTCGCCGCGACATCACCGCCTCGACCAATGCCGCCCTGACCTATCTCGAGCGCCTGCACGACATGTTCAACGGCGACTGGATGCTCGCCCTGGCGGCCTACAACGCCGGCGAAGGCACTGTCAGCCGCGCCATCGAACGCAACGAGAAACTGGGCCTGCCGACCGACTACTGGAACCTGCCGCTGCCGCAGGAAACCCAGGACTACGTACCCAAGCTGCTCGCCCTCTCACAGATCGTCATGGCGCCGGATTCCTACGGCATCAGCCTGAACCCGATCAACAACGAGCCCTACTTCCAGGCCGTCCGGGTCAAGCGCGGGATCGACCTGTCCAGCGTCGCCGCGCTGGCGAACCTGGACGAGGACGAGCTGTACCAGCTTAACCCGGCCTACAAGCGCCGCGTGACCATGGACGGCCCCCAGCAACTGTTGGTGCCGATGGAGAAAGCGGCGTTCCTGACCGCCTCGCTGGACACCCTCAAGCCGAAGGAAGTCACCGCCTGGCAGCAATACCGGGTGCGTAGCGGCGACAGCCTGCACAGCATCGCCAACCGCTATCGGATCACCGTAGCGGAGCTCAAGAGCGCCAACCGCCTGTCCAGCAACCACCTGCGCAAGGGCCAGCAACTGAGCATCCCCGGGCAGATCGCCGGCGGCGCCGTCAAGCCGGTCTACCAGCAACTCGCCCGACAGGCTTCCACCCCGGCCAGGACCCGCTCCTATAAGGTCAAGAACGGCGACAGCCTGTGGCAGATCGCCCGCAACAACGGCGTCGACGTCAACGACCTGAAGCGCTGGAACGGCCTGGACAAGCACGCCCTGAAGGTCGGCCAGACCCTCAAGCTGCAAGGCGGCACCCAGGCCCTGGCGGCCCGCAAGGGAAACGCCGCCGGCAAGCGCGACAGCGCCACCTACTACAAGGTCAAGCAAGGCGACTCGATGTACCTGATCGCCAAGCGCTTCAATGTCGAAATGAAGCACCTGCAGCGCTGGAACCCGCGCAGCAAGCAGGCGCTCAAGCCCGGCCAGACCCTGACCCTGTACCTGGACACCGCGAGCCGCTGA
- a CDS encoding amino acid permease, translating to MAGGEKAGKRGMGFWTCSALVIGNMVGSGVFLLPSSLAAFGGLSLFGWLVSSTGAVLLALTFARLARVNPGAGGPYAYTRDGFGSFAGYLCAWTYWKAAWIGNAAIAVTLVGYLRVFIPALADPLLMVCVAIAAIWLCTLINLRGIGTFSVVQNLLTILKLLPLLLVGILGWFHFNPEHLAIPARSELPNMGYAQAIATTAALTLWSFIGLESATVPADDVEDPRRTIPRATLFGTLAAAALYILSITAVQGLMPPEVLARSTSPFADAARILMGDWGYYLVAAGAVIACLGALNGWVLLQGQIPVAPARDGLFPESLGQLNKNGAPAHGLLASGLLVTALVMVDGHGDLVDVFNVIILLGTMTGVVPYAFCTAALLQLLAVRPDEFSPRSRRQLLVIGSLGFAYSLWALYGTGQQAIFWGFLVLMAGIPMYTWRQWRNQVNGVPTLKAND from the coding sequence ATGGCGGGGGGAGAGAAGGCCGGCAAGCGCGGCATGGGGTTCTGGACCTGCAGCGCGCTGGTGATCGGCAACATGGTCGGTTCGGGAGTCTTCCTGCTTCCCTCCAGCCTGGCGGCGTTCGGCGGGCTCAGCCTGTTCGGCTGGCTGGTGTCGAGCACCGGCGCGGTGCTGCTGGCGCTGACCTTCGCCCGCCTGGCGCGGGTCAACCCCGGCGCCGGCGGCCCCTACGCCTATACCCGCGACGGTTTCGGCAGCTTCGCCGGCTACCTGTGCGCCTGGACCTACTGGAAAGCCGCCTGGATCGGCAACGCGGCGATCGCCGTGACCCTGGTCGGCTACCTGCGGGTGTTCATCCCGGCGCTGGCGGATCCGCTGCTGATGGTCTGCGTGGCCATCGCCGCGATCTGGCTGTGCACCCTGATCAATCTGCGAGGCATCGGCACCTTCAGCGTGGTGCAGAACCTGCTGACCATCCTCAAGCTGCTGCCGTTGTTGCTGGTCGGTATCCTCGGCTGGTTCCACTTCAATCCCGAGCACCTGGCGATCCCGGCGCGCAGCGAGCTGCCGAACATGGGCTATGCCCAGGCGATCGCCACCACCGCGGCGCTGACCCTTTGGTCGTTCATCGGCCTGGAGTCGGCCACCGTGCCGGCCGACGACGTCGAGGACCCGCGCCGCACCATTCCCCGCGCGACCCTGTTCGGCACGCTGGCCGCGGCGGCCCTCTACATCCTCTCGATCACTGCGGTGCAGGGCCTGATGCCGCCGGAGGTGCTGGCCCGCTCCACCTCGCCGTTCGCCGACGCGGCACGGATCCTGATGGGCGACTGGGGCTACTACCTGGTGGCTGCCGGGGCGGTCATCGCCTGCCTGGGCGCGCTCAATGGCTGGGTCCTGTTGCAGGGCCAGATCCCGGTGGCTCCGGCGCGCGACGGGCTGTTCCCTGAGTCGCTCGGCCAGCTCAACAAGAACGGCGCGCCGGCCCACGGCCTGCTGGCCTCGGGGCTGCTGGTGACGGCGCTGGTGATGGTCGACGGGCATGGCGACCTGGTCGATGTGTTCAACGTGATCATCCTGCTCGGCACCATGACCGGGGTGGTCCCCTACGCGTTCTGCACCGCCGCGCTGTTGCAACTGCTGGCGGTGCGACCGGACGAGTTCTCGCCGCGTTCACGCCGGCAATTGCTGGTGATCGGCTCGCTGGGCTTCGCCTACTCGCTATGGGCGCTGTATGGCACCGGCCAGCAGGCGATCTTCTGGGGCTTCCTGGTGCTGATGGCCGGTATCCCAATGTACACCTGGCGGCAATGGCGCAACCAGGTCAACGGAGTGCCGACGCTCAAAGCCAATGACTGA
- a CDS encoding crotonase/enoyl-CoA hydratase family protein translates to MTEYNAFRVELADKIAHVQINRPDKINAMNQDFWREIIEIFRWVDDTDEVRVVVLSGAGKHFSSGIDLMLLAQVGSQLGKDVGRNADALRRKILELQASFNAVDNCRKPVLAAIQGYCLGGAIDLVSACDMRYSTADAQFSIKEIDIGMAADVGTLQRLPRIIGDGMMRELAYTGRMVDGEEARSIGLVNRTYADQAALMDGVFELARQIAAKSPIAIRGTKEMIRYMRDHRVDDGLEYVATWNAAMLQSADLRVAMAAHMAKQKPEFAD, encoded by the coding sequence GTGACCGAGTACAACGCATTCCGTGTGGAGCTGGCAGACAAGATCGCCCACGTCCAGATCAACCGTCCGGACAAGATCAATGCCATGAACCAGGACTTCTGGCGCGAGATCATCGAGATCTTCCGCTGGGTCGACGATACCGACGAAGTGCGGGTGGTCGTGCTGTCCGGGGCGGGCAAGCATTTTTCCTCGGGGATCGACCTGATGCTGCTGGCCCAGGTCGGCAGCCAACTGGGCAAGGACGTCGGCCGCAACGCCGACGCCCTGCGTCGCAAGATTCTCGAGCTGCAGGCCTCGTTCAACGCGGTCGACAACTGCCGCAAGCCGGTGCTCGCGGCGATCCAGGGCTACTGCCTGGGCGGCGCCATCGACCTGGTCTCGGCCTGCGACATGCGCTACTCGACCGCCGACGCGCAGTTCTCGATCAAGGAGATCGACATCGGCATGGCCGCCGACGTCGGCACCCTGCAGCGCCTGCCGCGGATCATCGGCGATGGCATGATGCGCGAGCTGGCCTACACCGGGCGCATGGTCGACGGCGAAGAGGCACGGAGCATCGGCCTGGTCAATCGTACCTACGCAGACCAGGCCGCATTGATGGATGGGGTCTTCGAACTGGCGCGGCAGATCGCCGCGAAGTCGCCGATCGCCATCCGTGGTACCAAGGAAATGATCCGCTATATGCGCGACCACCGGGTCGACGACGGCCTCGAGTACGTCGCTACCTGGAACGCCGCCATGCTCCAGTCCGCCGACCTGCGGGTGGCGATGGCCGCGCATATGGCCAAGCAGAAGCCGGAATTCGCTGATTGA
- the ldcA gene encoding lysine-specific pyridoxal 5'-phosphate-dependent carboxylase LdcA — MYKDLKFPVLIVHRDIKADTVAGERVRGIAHELEQDGFSILSTASSAEGRIVASTHHGLACILVAAEGAGENQRLLQDVVELIRVARVRAPQLPIFALGEQVTIENAPAESMADLHQLRGILYLFEDTVPFLARQVARAARNYLAGLLPPFFRALVEHTAQSNYSWHTPGHGGGVAYRKSPVGQAFHQFFGENTLRSDLSVSVPELGSLLDHTGPLAEAEDRAARNFGADHTFFVINGTSTANKIVWHSMVGREDLVLVDRNCHKSILHSIIMTGAIPLYLTPERNELGIIGPIPLSEFSKESIAAKIAASPLARGREPKVKLAVVTNSTYDGLCYNAELIKQTLGDSVEVLHFDEAWYAYAAFHEFYDGRYGMGTSRSEEGPLVFATHSTHKMLAAFSQASMIHVQDGGTRKLDVARFNEAFMMHISTSPQYGIIASLDVASAMMEGPAGRSLIQETFDEALSFRRALANVRQNLDRNDWWFGVWQPEQVEGTDQVGTHDWVLEPSADWHGFGDIAEDYVLLDPIKVTLTTPGLSAGGKLSEQGIPAAIVSRFLWERGLVVEKTGLYSFLVLFSMGITKGKWSTLVTELLEFKRCYDANLPLLDVLPSVAQAGGKRYNGVGLRDLSDAMHASYRDNATAKAMKRMYTVLPEVAMRPSEAYDKLVRGEVEAVPIARLEGRIAAVMLVPYPPGIPLIMPGERFTEATRSILDYLEFARTFERAFPGFDSDVHGLQHQDGPSGRCYTVECIKE, encoded by the coding sequence ATGTATAAAGACCTCAAATTTCCCGTCCTCATCGTCCATCGCGACATCAAGGCCGACACCGTTGCCGGCGAACGCGTGCGGGGCATCGCCCACGAACTGGAGCAGGACGGCTTCAGCATTCTCTCCACCGCCAGCTCCGCCGAGGGGCGCATCGTCGCTTCCACCCACCACGGCCTGGCCTGCATCCTGGTCGCCGCCGAAGGTGCCGGGGAAAACCAGCGCCTGCTGCAGGATGTGGTCGAACTGATCCGCGTGGCCCGCGTGCGGGCGCCGCAATTGCCGATCTTCGCCCTCGGCGAGCAGGTGACCATCGAGAACGCGCCGGCCGAGTCCATGGCCGACCTGCACCAGTTGCGCGGCATCCTCTACCTGTTCGAAGACACCGTGCCGTTCCTCGCCCGCCAGGTCGCCCGGGCGGCGCGCAACTACCTGGCCGGGCTGCTGCCGCCATTCTTCCGTGCGCTGGTCGAGCACACCGCGCAGTCCAACTATTCCTGGCATACGCCGGGCCACGGCGGCGGTGTCGCCTATCGCAAGAGTCCGGTGGGACAGGCGTTCCACCAGTTCTTCGGGGAGAACACGCTGCGTTCCGACCTGTCGGTCTCGGTCCCCGAGCTGGGCTCGCTGCTCGACCATACCGGCCCCCTGGCCGAGGCCGAGGACCGTGCCGCGCGCAATTTCGGCGCCGACCATACCTTCTTCGTGATCAATGGCACTTCCACCGCGAACAAGATCGTCTGGCATTCCATGGTCGGTCGCGAAGACCTGGTGCTGGTGGACCGCAACTGCCACAAGTCGATCCTCCACTCGATCATCATGACCGGGGCGATACCGCTCTACCTCACTCCGGAACGCAACGAACTGGGAATCATCGGGCCGATCCCGCTGAGCGAATTCAGCAAGGAGTCGATTGCCGCGAAGATCGCCGCCAGTCCGCTGGCGCGCGGTCGCGAGCCGAAGGTGAAGCTGGCGGTGGTGACCAACTCCACCTACGACGGCCTGTGCTACAACGCCGAGCTGATCAAGCAGACCCTCGGCGACAGCGTCGAAGTGTTGCACTTCGACGAGGCCTGGTACGCCTATGCCGCGTTCCACGAGTTCTACGACGGACGCTATGGCATGGGCACCTCGCGCAGCGAGGAGGGACCCCTGGTGTTCGCCACCCACTCCACGCACAAGATGCTCGCCGCCTTCAGCCAGGCCTCGATGATCCACGTGCAGGATGGCGGGACCCGGAAGCTGGACGTGGCGCGCTTCAACGAAGCCTTCATGATGCACATCTCGACCTCGCCGCAGTACGGCATCATCGCTTCGCTGGACGTGGCTTCGGCGATGATGGAAGGGCCCGCCGGGCGTTCGCTGATCCAGGAGACCTTCGACGAGGCCCTCAGCTTCCGCCGGGCCCTGGCCAACGTACGGCAGAACCTGGACCGGAACGACTGGTGGTTCGGCGTCTGGCAGCCGGAGCAGGTGGAGGGCACCGATCAGGTCGGCACCCATGATTGGGTGCTGGAGCCGAGCGCCGACTGGCACGGCTTCGGCGATATCGCCGAAGACTACGTGCTGCTCGATCCGATCAAGGTCACCTTGACCACCCCGGGCCTGAGCGCCGGCGGCAAGCTCAGCGAGCAGGGGATTCCGGCTGCCATCGTCAGCCGCTTCCTCTGGGAGCGCGGGCTGGTGGTGGAGAAAACCGGTCTCTACTCCTTCCTGGTGCTGTTCTCGATGGGCATCACCAAGGGCAAGTGGAGCACCCTGGTCACCGAACTGCTCGAATTCAAGCGCTGTTACGACGCCAACCTGCCGCTGCTCGACGTCTTGCCCTCCGTGGCCCAGGCCGGCGGCAAGCGCTACAACGGAGTGGGCCTGCGCGACCTCAGCGACGCCATGCACGCCAGCTACCGCGACAACGCCACGGCGAAGGCCATGAAGCGCATGTACACGGTGCTGCCGGAGGTCGCGATGCGGCCGTCCGAGGCCTACGACAAGCTGGTGCGCGGCGAGGTCGAGGCGGTACCGATCGCTCGGTTGGAAGGGCGCATCGCGGCCGTCATGCTGGTACCCTATCCGCCGGGTATCCCGCTGATCATGCCGGGTGAGCGCTTCACCGAGGCGACCCGCTCGATCCTCGACTATCTCGAGTTCGCGCGGACCTTCGAGCGCGCCTTCCCTGGTTTCGACTCCGATGTGCACGGCCTGCAGCATCAGGACGGACCGTCCGGGCGCTGCTATACCGTTGAATGCATAAAAGAATGA
- the nhaB gene encoding sodium/proton antiporter NhaB: MSSPLSQAFAQNFLGHSPRWYKLTVLAFLLLNPLLLWLAGPVTSAWVLVGEFIFTLAMALKCYPLQPGGLLVLEALLLGLATPEALYAELQHNFPVLLLLMFMVAGIYFMKDLLLLLFSRLLLGVRSKTLLSLLFCLLAALLSAFLDALTVTAVVISVAVAFFAVYHRVASGQRASEDYDPATDRQVPELHRAHLEEFRAFLRSLLMHAAVGTALGGVCTLVGEPQNLLIGHEAGWHFVEFFRQVAPVSMPVLAAGLLTCVLLEKSRRFGYGAQLPAAVRQVLAEYAASESRKRGAQQKAALLVQALAALVLIVGLALHVAEVGLIGLLVIVLITAFTGVTDEHQIGRAFQEALPFTALLVVFFAVVAVIHQQHLFTPIIQAVLALPAERQPGMLFIANGLLSAISDNVFVATIYITEVKQALDAGHMSREHFDTLAVAINTGTNLPSVATPNGQAAFLFLLTSSIAPLVRLSYGRMVWMALPYTLVMGGLGWWAVSHWL, translated from the coding sequence GTGAGCAGTCCCCTGAGCCAGGCTTTCGCACAGAACTTCCTCGGGCATTCGCCGCGCTGGTACAAGCTGACGGTGCTCGCCTTCCTCTTGCTCAACCCCCTGCTGCTATGGCTGGCCGGGCCGGTGACAAGCGCCTGGGTGCTGGTCGGCGAGTTCATCTTCACCCTGGCCATGGCGCTGAAATGCTATCCGCTACAGCCGGGTGGCCTGTTGGTGCTGGAGGCGCTGCTGCTTGGCCTGGCTACCCCCGAGGCGCTCTATGCGGAATTGCAGCACAACTTCCCGGTGCTCCTGCTGCTGATGTTCATGGTCGCCGGCATCTACTTCATGAAGGACCTGCTGCTCCTGCTGTTTTCCCGCCTGCTGCTCGGCGTGCGCTCGAAGACCCTGCTATCGCTCCTGTTCTGCCTGCTGGCCGCCCTCCTCTCGGCCTTCCTCGACGCCCTCACCGTGACCGCCGTGGTGATCAGCGTGGCGGTGGCATTCTTCGCCGTGTATCACCGGGTCGCTTCGGGGCAGCGCGCCAGCGAGGACTACGATCCCGCCACCGACCGCCAGGTCCCCGAGCTGCACCGGGCCCATCTCGAGGAATTCCGCGCCTTCCTCCGCAGCCTGCTCATGCACGCGGCGGTCGGCACCGCGCTGGGCGGCGTCTGCACCCTGGTGGGAGAGCCGCAGAACCTGCTGATCGGCCACGAGGCCGGCTGGCATTTCGTCGAGTTCTTCCGCCAGGTCGCGCCGGTATCCATGCCGGTACTGGCGGCCGGCCTGCTGACCTGCGTGCTGCTGGAGAAGAGCCGCCGCTTCGGCTATGGCGCCCAGTTGCCGGCGGCGGTGCGCCAGGTGCTCGCCGAGTACGCCGCCAGCGAAAGCCGCAAACGCGGAGCGCAGCAGAAGGCCGCGCTGCTGGTGCAGGCCCTGGCGGCGCTGGTACTGATCGTCGGGCTGGCCCTGCATGTCGCCGAGGTCGGCCTGATCGGCCTGTTGGTGATCGTGCTGATCACTGCCTTCACCGGCGTCACCGACGAACACCAGATCGGCCGCGCCTTCCAGGAGGCCCTGCCGTTCACTGCGCTGCTGGTGGTGTTCTTCGCGGTGGTCGCGGTGATCCACCAGCAGCACCTGTTCACCCCGATCATCCAGGCGGTGCTGGCGCTGCCGGCGGAACGCCAGCCGGGCATGCTGTTCATCGCCAACGGCCTGCTCTCGGCGATCAGCGACAACGTATTCGTCGCCACCATCTACATCACCGAGGTGAAACAGGCGCTGGATGCCGGCCACATGAGCCGCGAGCATTTCGATACCCTGGCGGTGGCGATCAATACCGGCACCAACCTGCCCAGCGTAGCGACGCCCAACGGCCAGGCGGCGTTCCTCTTCCTGCTGACCTCCTCCATCGCCCCGCTGGTGCGCCTGTCGTACGGCCGCATGGTCTGGATGGCGCTACCCTACACCCTGGTGATGGGCGGCCTGGGCTGGTGGGCGGTCAGTCATTGGCTTTGA